The Salvelinus namaycush isolate Seneca unplaced genomic scaffold, SaNama_1.0 Scaffold1890, whole genome shotgun sequence genomic sequence aatgtagaaaatagtaaaaaaataaagaaacctttaaatgagtaggtgtgtccaaacttttttgactggtcctgtatgtGCACacacagtacaagtcaaaagtttgtacacacacCTACTATgtgtaatgtatgtgtgtgtttattaaaGCCTGAGGGGTCCATGTATCAGGGACGACATCAGCTGTGGAGTCCCCCAGGGGTCCATTCCTGGTCCTATTACGTTCTCCCTTTGCATGCTACCACGAGGCAAAATCATTAGTGAAAATCTGTAGCTGTTGTCGTTCTGGACAAGACCAATGACTGTGTTTTGATTTCCTCCTCTTCCAGAGGCTCTAAACCAGGGTGGCGACAATGTAGACCTGGATTCCCTGATGGCAGACCTGTGTTCCATAGAGCAGGAGCTAACCACCATCGGCAAGCCAAACGCCAAGCTCCGCCAAAAACCCACCGCCGGGCGCAGCAGCAGTGCCAAGGGGCACGGTGGAgctggaggtagtggaggaggcaCCTCCAGCAGCGGGGACAGTACCTCCTCCAGTACCCGGGCCTCACCGGCCTCTACGGTGGCAGCTCGCCACGGGCGCCCCATGGCTTCCAACCTGTCCCTGGATGATATCACGGCCCAGCTGGAGCAGGCGTCTCTTAGTATGGACGAGGCTGCTAGACAGAGCTCCCACTCCCTGGCCAGCGTCTCTTCCAGCTCCACCTACTCCACCATGCGGAGGCCCGCCTCCCACCATCACACACACCGCCGGACAGGCTCGGTGGGGACGGTCAGCGAACACGAggccctgtctttctccctctcgtctcGGTCGTCGGTGAACTCTGCGTCGGCCAGCAGCATGGATTCTCTGGATAGGCCCTCGGAACAGGACGGGGTCACGCCTACACAACAGGGACCCAATCAGGGCCCCCCGGGCAACACCGAGGTAGGCTGCACACGCCCTAAATCTCATCCATACACACTAAATAAGTACAGGTTAACCTCACTGCTTTTCTATCTAGCGATACATTTACAGGTTGACCTCACTGCTTTTCTATCTAGTGATACATTTACAGGTTTACCTCACTGCTTTTCCATCTAGTGATACATTTACAGGTTTACCTCACTGCTTTTCTATCTAGTGATACATTTACAGGTTTACCTCACTGCTTTTCTATCTAGCGATACATTTACAGGTTTAGCTCACTGCTTTTCTATCTAGCGATACATTTACAGGTTTACCTCACTGCTTTTCTATCTAGCGATACATTTACAGGTTTACCTCACTGCTTTTCTATCTAGCGATACATTTACAGGTTTACCTCACTGCTTTTCTATCTAGCGATACATTTACAGGTTTACCTCACTGCTTTTCTATCTAGCGATACATTTACAGGTTTACCTCACTGCTTTTCTATCTAGCGATACATTTACAGGTTTACCTCACTGCTTTTCTATCTAGTGATACATTTACAGGTTTACCTCACTGCTTTTCTATCTAGCGATACATTTACAGGTTTACCTCACTGCTTTTCTATCTAGCGATACATTTACAGGTTTACCTCACTGCTTTTCTATCTAGTGATACATTTACAGGTTTACCTCACTGCTTTACGGCTCGAAGGACCATGACAGAAATTAAGCTAATTTAACTACACTAGTGGTATAGGGTTATGAAGTAGGTGTCAGGTTGTTTATGGATGAAGTAGCTTGACAACAATTGCATGCGGCTGTTAGATGAACTAATTTCCCTTTGGGGATTAATATGGTACACCTCCATCTCACATGTCGCCGTGTGGTACAGGTGTGGAGAGTGTGTGAGCACTGCAGGGGAAAGGGGATGCCACACTAGCTAAGTTTCTGTTCAATAAAATATGCAGATTTTCCCACGAGAGATGTTTCCTTCAAATGTAACTTTTTGTTGGATAAAAGGCTGTTCGTGATGATGTAATAATgatgtaataatgatgatgatgtaataatgatgatgatgtaataatgaaAACCTCTTTAGCGcttactaaataaataaaaacatacagtaccagtcaaaggtttggactcaccttctcattcaagcttttttttttttatgtattttttactattttctacattgtagaataatagtgaagacatcacaactatgaaataacacatatggaatcatgtagtaaccaaaaaaggtgttaaacaaatatattttagatttagattgttcaaagtagccaccctttgccttgatgacagctttgcacactcttggcattctctcaaccagcttcatgaggaatgctttcccaacagtcttcaaggagttcccatatgctgagcacttgttggcttattttccttcactctcatcccaaaccatctctactgggttgaggtcgggtgattgtttaagccaggtcatctgatgcagcactccattactctccttagTCAagtagctcttacacagcctggaggtgtgttgggtcattgtcctgttgaaaaataaatgatagtcccactaagctcaaaccagatgggatggcgtatcgttgcagaatgctgtggtagccatgctggttaagtgtgccttgaattctaaataaatcatagacagtgacaccagcaaagcaccaccacaccacctcctccatgcttcatggtggaaccacacatgtggagatcattcgctcacctactctgcgtctcgcagacacggcggttggaaccaaaaatctcatttgGGCTCATCAGACCGGTCTAATGTCTTCtgcttattgttgtcctttagtagtggtttctttgcagcaatttgaccatgaagacctgattcgcgcagtctcctctgaacagttgatgttgagatgtgtctgttacttgaactctgaagcatttatttgggctgcaatctgaggtgcagttaactctaatgagctctgggtcttcctttcctgtggcggtcctcatgagagccagtttcatcatatcctctgcagcagaggtaactctgggtcttcctttcctctggtggtcctcatgagagccagtttcatcatatcctctgcagcagaggtaactctgggtcttcctttcctctggcggtcctcatgagagccagtttcatcatatcctctgcagcagaggtaactctgggtcttcctttcctgtggcggtcctcatgagagccagtttcatcatatcctctgcagcagaggtaactctgggtcttcctttcctgtggcggtcctcatgagagccagtttcatcatcgatcttgatgatttttgcgacttgatggactgtcgtttctttttgcttatttgaactgttcttgccataatatggacttggtcttttaccaaatagggctatcttctgtataccacccctaccttgtcacaacacaactgattggctcaaatgcattaaggaggaaagaaattccacaaattgacttttaagaaggcacacctgttaattgaaatgcattccagatgactacctcatgacgctggttgagagaatgccaagagtgtgcaaagctgtcgtcaaggcaaagggtggctactttgaagaatctcaaatataaaacacttttgttggttactacatgattccatatgtgttatttcatagttttgatgtcttcactattattctacaatgtagaaaatagtcaaaataaagaaaaacccttgaatgagtagatgtccaaacttttgactggcttttgtttccattgcatttttaaCGCCCAATCAGGTTTCAGGTTTTCTCGCATGCTCTCTAGACAAAATTCGCTGATAAAGTTATATGATTCTAGGTTTATATGATGAGATGGATGAGAGCAAGATCATTTGTATTTGTAAATTGGCAGCTAAGCACCGATCTCAATGTCACTAGCGAACAAAtttaagaccctcaatatttattgttaaggagcatcaagctcatcgcCGTGTACTtccaccaccctgtgaagttcatcatcatttatttcatctgtagcctaataaactacatgctttcctgagtcgtagtgggaggaccacacaacatgtcatcgcaAATTTACCTCGACGTGTTGCGCAAGAAATCATTTCCACCACAATttgtcaaaacatttattttaaagaCATAAAAATCCTGAGACCTCTCTTTCTCGCAATttaatttcaattcaaggggctttattgacatgggaaacatgtttacattgccaaaggaagagaaatggataataaacaatagtgaaataaacaataaatatgaacagtaaacattacactcacagaagttccaaaagaattaagacatttcaaatgtcatattatgtctatatacagtgttgtaacaatgtgcaaatagttaaagtacaaaagggaaaataaatatttacaatatatttacatatttactGTGTTTCTGCACAGTAAGGGATTTCTTTTTCTCCATCCATTCCTCCATCCatcagggagggatggagagggctCCAAATGTGCAGATTAAACTGGGTTCACTGATTTGAAGCTGCCAGACTGACTGCCAGACTGACTGCCAGACTGACTGATGGAGAGAGAATGCTTacaaaatggcaccccattccctatatagctCTCTATTGTCGACCAGAGCTCCATGTAGGGAATGTTGTGCCatacagtgcactatatagggaatagggggccatgtagtgcactatatagggaatagggggccatgtagtgcactatataaggaaaagGGTCCCAtttaagacacagagagagctgTAAAGCTGCTGAGAGGGAATTGATTGTTTAATTTTTCCAAAGTTTAGGGATCAGCGGTTCATTTAGCTCCTCCTGCTTTAGTGACTGGGTCGTTTATAAAGGGCTGTCTGTCTAATCTTTAGTAATCTCACCCACATGTAATATTTAATCTACGACAGAAAAATATTTAGAATAAATATGGTCTAGTCTATGTAGAGAGTGTGATTCTCTGAACAGAGATGGTCTAGTCTATGTAGAGAGTGTGATTCTCTGAACAGAGATGGTCTAGTCTATGTAGAGAGTGTGATTCTCTGAACAGAGATGGTCTAGTCTATGTAGAGAGTGTGATTCTCTGAACAGAGATGGTCTAGTCTATGTAGAGAGTGTGATTCTCTGAACAGAGATGGTCTAGTCTATGTAGAGAGTGTGATTCTCTGAACAGAGATGGTCTAGTCTATGTAGAGAGTGTGATTCTCTGAACAGAGAAAGTGTTTTAAAGGAGAAGTCTGCAGGAAGTTCTCCCGCTTCACCAACTCTCACATTTAACTtcactgcgctacggatcccttttacgggatcactttcctaaacaaccgctagaattgcagggcgccaaatgcataaattataaaaaatatttagaatcatgcaatcacaagtgaaatataccaaaacacagcttagcttgttgttaatccacctatcgtgtcagattttgaaaatatactttacagcgaaagaaatccaagcatttgtgagtgtagctttcaatgctataacagcttagccttatattagcttggttagcttggtcacgaaagtaagaaaagcaataaaatgaatcgcttacctttgataatcttcagtggccatgtactgaatgcagggacagtggagtggccatgtactgaatacagggacagtggagtggccatgtggacagtggagtggccatgtgctgaatgcagggacagtggagtggccatgtggacagtggagtggccatgtgctgaatacagggacagtggagtggccatgtggacagtggagtggccatgtggacagtggagtggccatgtggacagtggagtggccatgtactgaatacagggacagtggagtggccatgtactgaatacagggacagtggagtggccatgtgctgaatacagggacagtggagtggccatgtgctgaatacagggacagtggagtggccatgtgctgaatgcagggacagtggagtggccatgtactgaatgcagggacagtggagtggccatgtactgaatacagggacagtggagtggccatgtgctgaatgcagggacagtggagtggtcatgtactgaatacagggacagtggagtggccatgtactgaatgcagggacagtggagtggccatgtactgaatgcagggacagtggagtggccatgtactgaatacagggacagtggagtggccatgtactgaatacagggacagtggagtggtcatgtactgaatacagggacagtggagtggccatgtactgaatgcagggacagtggagtggccatgtactgaatgcagggacagtggagtggccatgtactgaatacagggacagtggagtggccatgtactgaatacagggacagtggagtggtcatgtactgaatacagggacagtggagtggccatgtactgaatacagggacagtggagtggccatgtactgaatgcagggacagtggagtggccatgtgctgaatgcagggacagtggagtggccatgtactgaatacagggacagtggagtggccatgtactgaatacagggacagtggagtggtcatgtactgaatacagggacagtggagtggccatgtactgaatgcagggacagtggagtggccatgtactgaatacagggacagtggagtggccatgtactgaatgcagggacagtggagtggccatgtggacagtggagtggccatgtactgaatgcagggacagtggagtggccatgtactgaatgcagggacagtggagtggccatgtactgaatgcagggacagtggagtggccatgtactgaatgcagggacagtggagtggtcatgtactgaatacagggacagtggagtggccatgtactgaatgcagggacagtggagtggccatgtactgaatgcagggacagtggagtggccatgtactgaatacagggacagtggagtggccatgtggacagtggagtggccatgtactgaatgcagggacagtggagtggccatgtactgaatacagggacagtggagtggccatgtggacagtggagtggccatgtactgaatgcagggacagtggagtggccatgtactgaatgcagggacagtggagtggccatgtggacagtggagtggccatgtactgaatgcagggacagtggagtggccatgtactgaatacagggacagtggagtggtcatgtactgaatacagggacagtggagtggccatgtactgaatgcagggacagtggagtggccatgtactgaatgcagggacagtggagtggccatgtgctgaatacagggacagtggagtggccatgtgctgaatacagggacagtggagtggccatgtgctgaatacagggacagtggagtggccatgtgctgaatacagggacagtggagtggccatgtgctgaatacagggacagtggagtggccatgtactgaatgcagggacagtggagtggccatgtactgaatgcagggacagtggagtggccatgtactgaatacagggacagtggagtggccatgtggacagtggagtggccatgtactgaatgcagggacagtggagtggccatgtactgaatgcagggacagtggagtggccatgtactgaatgcagggacagtggagtggccatgtggacagtggagtggccatgtactgaatgcagggacagtggagtggccatgtactgaatacagggacagtggagtggtcatgtactgaatacagggacagtggagtggccatgtactgaatgcagggacagtggagtggccatgtactgaatacagggacagtggagtggccatgtggacagtggagtggccatgtactgaatgcagggacagtggagtggccatgtactgaatgcaggg encodes the following:
- the LOC120037816 gene encoding ras-associated and pleckstrin homology domains-containing protein 1-like, which produces MDQLSDEELDHTEGGGGEEEDSDKEDQDLDKMFGAWLGELDKLTQNLDDGFTETVKKAPQKAPLREETNMANFCNRFSMYNINEALNQGGDNVDLDSLMADLCSIEQELTTIGKPNAKLRQKPTAGRSSSAKGHGGAGGSGGGTSSSGDSTSSSTRASPASTVAARHGRPMASNLSLDDITAQLEQASLSMDEAARQSSHSLASVSSSSTYSTMRRPASHHHTHRRTGSVGTVSEHEALSFSLSSRSSVNSASASSMDSLDRPSEQDGVTPTQQGPNQGPPGNTEEEQAAKTKAEKIRVALEKIKEAQVKKEIRRSGDQEIRISGDQEIRRSGDQEI